The following proteins are co-located in the Prionailurus viverrinus isolate Anna chromosome A1, UM_Priviv_1.0, whole genome shotgun sequence genome:
- the LRRTM2 gene encoding leucine-rich repeat transmembrane neuronal protein 2 — MGLHFKWPLGAPMLAAIYAMSMVLKMLPALGMACPPKCRCEKLLFYCDSQGFRSVPNATDKGSLGLSLRHNHITELERDQFASFSQLTWLHLDHNQISTVKEDAFQGLYKLKELILSSNKIFYLPNTTFTQLINLQNLDLSFNQLSSLHPELFYGLRKLQTLHLRSNSLRTIPVRLFWDCRSLEFLDLSTNRLRSLARNGFAGLIKLRELHLEHNQLTKINFAHFLRLSSLHTLFLQWNKISNLTCGMEWTWGTLEKLDLTGNEIKAIDLTVFDTMPNLKILLMDNNKLNSLDSKILNSLRSLTTVGLSGNLWECSPRICALASWLGSFQGRWEHSILCHSPDHTQGEDILDAVHGFQLCWNLSTTVTAMATTYRDPTTEYTKRISSSSYHVGDKEIPTTAGIAVTTEEHFPEPDNAIFTQRVITGTMALLFSFFFIIFIVFISRKCCPPTLRRIRQCSMIQNHRQLRSQTRLHMSNMSDQGPYNEYEPTHEGPFIIINGYGQCKCQQLPYKECEV; from the exons ATGG GCTTACATTTCAAGTGGCCATTAGGGGCCCCTATGCTGGCAGCAATATATGCAATGAGTATGGTTTTAAAAATGCTGCCTGCCCTGGGTATGGCGTGTCCACCCAAATGCCGCTGCGAGAAGCTGCTCTTCTACTGCGACTCTCAGGGCTTCCGCTCAGTGCCAAACGCCACAGACAAGGGCTCTCTGGGCCTGTCCCTGAGGCACAATCACATCACAGAGCTCGAAAGGGATCAATTTGCCAGCTTCAGTCAACTTACCTGGCTCCACTTAGACCACAATCAAATTTCAACAGTAAAAGAAGATGCTTTTCAAGGACTATATAAACTTAAGGAATTAATCTTAAGTtccaacaaaatattttatttaccaaaCACAACTTTTACTCAACTGATTAACCTGCAAAATTTGGACCTGTCTTTTAATCAGCTGTCATCTCTGCACCCAGAGCTCTTCTATGGCCTTCGGAAACTGCAGACCTTGCATTTACGGTCCAACTCCCTGCGGACTATCCCAGTACGCCTATTCTGGGACTGTCGTAGTCTGGAGTTTCTGGATTTGAGCACAAACCGTTTGCGAAGTTTGGCTCGCAATGGATTTGCAGGATTAATCAAACTGAGAGAGCTTCACCTAGAGCACAACCAGCTGACGAAGATTAATTTTGCTCATTTCCTACGGCTAAGCAGTCTGCACACACTCTTCTTACAATGGAACAAAATTAGCAACTTGACATGTGGGATGGAGTGGACCTGGGGCACTTTAGAAAAGCTAGACCTGACTGGAAATGAAATCAAAGCCATCGACCTGACAGTGTTTGACACGATGCCTAATCTTAAAATTCTCCTCATGGATAACAACAAGTTAAATAGCCTTGATTCCAAGATCTTAAACTCCCTGAGATCCCTCACAACTGTTGGCCTCTCTGGCAATCTGTGGGAATGCAGCCCTCGAATATGTGCTTTGGCCTCCTGGCTGGGCAGTTTCCAAGGTCGGTGGGAACATTCCATCCTATGTCACAGTCCTGACCACACCCAAGGAGAGGATATACTAGATGCAGTCCATGGATTTCAGCTCTGCTGGAATTTATCAACCACTGTCACTGCCATGGCTACAACTTATAGGGATCCAACCACTGAATACACAAAAAGAATAAGCTCATCAAGTTACCatgtgggagacaaagaaatccCAACTACTGCAGGCATAGCAGTTACTACTGAGGAACACTTTCCCGAACCAGACAATGCCATCTTCACTCAGCGGGTAATTACAGGAACAAtggctttattgttttctttcttttttattatttttatagtgttCATCTCCAGGAAGTGCTGCCCTCCCACTTTAAGAAGAATTAGGCAGTGCTCAATGATTCAGAACCACAGGCAGCTCCGATCCCAAACACGACTCCATATGTCAAACATGTCAGACCAAGGACCGTATAATGAATATGAACCCACCCATGAAGGACCCTTCATCATCATTAATGGTTATGGACAGTGCAAGTGTCAGCAGCTGCCATACAAAGAATGTGAAGTATAA